gacatggtttagtagccatGGTGGTCCTAGGTCAAGAGTTGGACTcaattttagaggtcttttccaacccaaacaattctgtgattcattcagGCAGGATCCAACAGTCTccaagcagctccagctcagagCCCAGAGGTTCTGCCCAGTTCTTTTTGAGCCAGCAACTTCAACTGCAGAGGATCAGCAAATTCTCTCCAGGTTATTTGAGTGTCACAGGGCTTATTTTTGGGAACATGAAGTGTTTGATGGCAGCAGGCAttcagaacatggtttaatggcagtggtggtcttaggttcaTAGAaaggcttgggttggaaggggacctgcaagatcctccagttctaacccccctgctatgggcaaggacacctccaccagcccaggttgctcaaggcctcacccagcctggccttgaacatgtccagggagggggtatccatGACCTCCaggagcaacctgttccagggtctccccacTTAGCTCTCAGAGggcatttccaacccaaacaattccctgaTGAAACTCCAGGCTTGTGTTGGCTTCTTTGTCGTCCCTCTGAGCCATCTGTGTGTTGTGTTGCAGGTGGCGGAAATGCCAGCATCCCCGGGATCGAGAGGATGGCACCCGGCATTGACCGGATGGGTGCGGGGATAGAAAGGATACCCTCGGGAATGGGGCACGGGATGGAAAGAGTAGGGTCAGAAATAGACAGGATGGGGCTGGTGCTGGACAGGATGAGCTCCAACGTGGAGCGGATGGGGTCGGGCATCGAGCGCATGGCCCCGCTGGGCATCGATCACATCGCCCCCAACATCGAGAGGATGGGGCCGGCCATCGAGAGGATGGGCACTGGCATAGAGAGGATGGGCACTGGCATAGGCTTTGGGATCGAGAGGATGGGAGCCGCCATCGACCGTGTGGGCACCACCATGGACAGAATGGGAGCGGGCGTGGAGCGGATGGGCTCCGGCATGGAGAGGATGGGAATTGGCATGGAGAGAATGGTCCCTGCCGGGATGGGCACGGGGATGGGGCAGGTGATAGAGAGGATGCCAGCTGGCTTGGATCGTATAGGTGCCACCCCTATGGAGAGGATAGGGATAGAAAGAATGGGCGCTGCTGGCATGGAGAGGATGGGCCTGGAGCGCATCGGAGCCACCAACATGGAGCGCATGGGCCCGGCCATGGGGCAGGGCATGGGAGCTGGCATCGAGCGGATGGGACTGGCCATGGGCAGCAACTTCGAGAGAACCATGGACATGGAGAGAGGCAACTTTGCAGGCAACTTTGCAGGCTCCCTTGGAGGAACTGGAGGACCTGCAGCCGGGGTGGCCAGGAAAGCCTGTCAGATATTTGTGAGAAATGTGAGtagcctcctgcctgcctgccagctgctgagctctggcaCTGACCTGCTGGGCTCGGTTGAGTTCAGTCTGAATGCCTGAGGTGgggagctgccaggagctggggtggggTCTGTGTATGGAAGccacctcagcagcacagcagcttgctgcagctgcatgTGAAGGGGCTGAGGTGTGGCTGTCCCAGGAAGGGATGTTTGGAAGAGCTGGAAGTGCTTGCAGGTTGTCACCAGCTCCTCAGTAACCATctgctctcttccttttcaCAGCTGCCTTTTGATTTCACATGGAAGATGCTGAAAGATAAATTTAATGAGTGTGGTAAGTTGATCACTGCTAATTACCCTGACAGTGAATGGATTAAACACTAACTCCTGGCTCTGTGTGTCCCTGACACTAGTatcttacaagggcttgtagtgataggatgagagggaatggattgaagctggaggaggggagatttggactggagactaggaagaaattcttgagagtgagggtggggagacactggaacaggctgcccagggaggttgtgggggtAGAGAGGAACCATGACTCAATGGAGTGTGACatggataggctgagggagttggggttctTCAACCTGGAGggtccagggggacctcagagtatctgaagggatcctgcaggaagactgcagagggacttctgctgagggtgtctagagacaggacaaagggggaaatggtttgaagctgaggcagagcagggttagactggagcttgggaagaggttcttcaataccagggtggtgagactctggcacaggctgcccagggaggctgtggctgcctcctgcctgggggtgttcagtgccaggctgcggatgaggccttgagcatccaaGTCTAGTCAAGAGGCATCCTGCCCAAGgctctctgaggtcccttccaacctgggtgccCAGGAGCTTCCACCCACCCCTTTCCTGTGCCTTTGCAGGCCACGTGCTGTACGCAGACATCAAGATGGAGAATGGGAAGTCCAAGGGCTGCGGGGTGGTGAGGTTCGAGTCCCCGGAGGTGGCGGAGCGAGCCTGCCGCATGATGAACGGCATCCAGCTGCGGGGCAGGGAGATCGACGTCCGGATCGACAGGAACGCCTAAAGTCAGCTGCCTTTTAATCACAGATCCCAGCTTCCTGACTCTCTcatttgggggttgttttgtttcttttaatttttttttgttgttttgttctgtttttattatttttgggtcggttgttttattttttttccccctcccttccccctccttccccccctccccccttgtTAACCCTTTTAATTTGACTGGATGTAAAAGTGGTTTCCAAACAGTTGCTTTCCTTGGAgtaattttaattacttttttaacaatggaaattttttttttgccattttacTGGGTTTTTTGCATTGAAAACTGCAACTGTGCACAATCTTTTTTTTGTAGTTGTGGCATCTCGTTGTCATTACAGATGTAAACAGTATGACTTTGATAATAAATGCAAGTTAAAGAGCCCAGGTAGTGCATCCATTACTGGCAGCACACCCTGGAAAAACAGCTCAGTCAACTGGAGTTGGTGTTGGCAAGGGGTGAGAGAGAACCTTCCTCCTAGCAATGGGTCTTACAAATGATGCTTTTGTGCAGGTGGCTTGGTGCTGGAACGGGTTTTGGGGCACTGAGGATGTCCCTTTCTTGGGCTAGGCCTTATTGATGATACCCTTAGcaggtattttaaaataataaaagaaatatcTTCTGCCTTCAGCTGTGTCAGTGCCATTCTCAAGGCCTGAACTGAGAAGGGATCGAAAAatctctccaacctccctgctccaggagggcactcacagcagcttgcccaggagcataAGGGccgggggggttggaagctctccacaggaggagactccacaacctcactgggcagcctactgcaggcctccagcagcctcacatcaaagaatttttctcttcctcgtcaggtggaaccttctgggttccagtttgtgcgcagtgccctggccctgggcaccgcTGACAGGAGCCTGACACTCCCTCTACCCTGGGGCAGAGgaagctgggggaggagggactTCACGGCTTGGTTTTATACgtcggggaaaaaaaaaaaaaccaacaaaacaaacccttgAATTCTGCATAGTTTTGCATCACAAAAAAATAGTTTATCTTTTGGTGGGGGTGGCTTGAAGGGGGAGAGTCGGGGCCTGAGCTCCCTGCCCGGGGCTTTCCCTGCAGGCTAGAACCGTACCCGCCCGTCAGGCTTCTGCCCGCAGGCCGAGGCCCTGCGCGCCGGACACCCCCAGAGTCACTCCCCAGAGCCACCCCCCCGGGCCGCCGGAACACCCCCGGCGCTACGGCCCGGCCTGGCCCAGCTCGCCGCATTTAAGCTCCCGCTGGGGGCGTCcctgccgccgctgccgcttccCGGGGCCTCCGCAGCCACGTGGCGGCGGGTGGCGCGCAGTGATGACGTCACGGCGCGGCGCGAAGGTCACgagctgtgctgggaagatGGCGGCGGGGGCCGGCGGCTGCCGGGTGAGTGTGGAGCGGCCTGAGCAGCCCCGGCCTGAGCAGCCGCGGCCTTCACCGAGGGCCGGGCTGGTGCCGCGGGGTGCGGATGCGCCGTGAGGCTGCGCTGGGGCGCAGGGAGGCATCGGCGGGGCGCGGGATGGGGATGGCGATGGCGTGAGCGGGAGCAGCGGGGCTGAGCACCTTGGCGGGGCCGGCGTGGCCCAGCCGCCGGTTCcgttctcttccctcctttctcacTTCTCACCCGGCTGCACCGGTGCCGTGGAAGGCccggagctgttggagcagcagAACCAGCGAGGTAGCGGAGCTCTGAGGTAGCGGAGCTGCTGCGGTAttggagctgctgagctctgccctggctctgctctcaggCCTGTGGTGAGGGCGTCTGAGGCAGGGGGAAGCTCCTCTCGCAGTGTCCTCCCTGCACCACCATCATCTCAGCTCGGGACAGTTTAGCCCAGCTCGGTCTGAGAGCATCCAGAGTGTCACAACCATGACAGGATCCCAGCAGggaggggtcagaagggacctctggagctcacccactccaaccccccctgctccagcagggcacccccagcagcttgcccaggagcacaatggccagggggggttggaaactctcagcaggaggagactccacaacctctctgggcagcctccagcaccctcacaccaaagaattttctcctcctgttcatatgaaacctcctggggtccactttgtgccccttgccccttgtactgtccctgggcaccaccagaaACATGGCAAAGAGGAGCTAGGTGCTGGCTGAAGGAGCGTTTGAAGGGGCTAAAGGCAAATCTGTCCAGCTGTGCATGGGCTGCTGTTGGGGTGGGATGAGGGATGGGCACCTTGATGCAAGGATTTGTGGCTTGTCATCTTTCTTGCTCTGTGACTTGAGGCAAAAAGTGTCTGTCTCTGACTTCACCCTACACAAATATACAGAGCAGGGTCCTGAGCTTCCTCCCTAGCTGGGAGAAAGTTCTCTTTGGGGCCAGTTTTCCTGGAGAAGTTGCTGACTCTTCTCATCACTCAGGGCTGGGGTTGCTCAGGGTTGGCTTTGCCTCTGCCTGGGGGTTGGGATGAGCTCAGGCTTCCAGGCAAAGCCTCCCTCTGGCTGCACCACAATGAGCTTGGAgatggctgtggagcagctcagCCACAGGGTGTTCATGAAGGACACTTCTCAAAGCACCTCCAGTAGTTCTCAGGATGTGTTCCCAGCCTGCTGGCTTCtggcttctttcttttcttctctccaagGCTCTTCTGCTGTTCTGTGCTGAGCTGACCTTCCATTTGCCTTGCAGAAATGTCTCATCACTGGGATCTGGCTCATCTCCAGGAGATACCCAGGACCCTCACTCCCCAGGGGCACAGTATATGGGGTGAGCAGGCCTGGGCTGGAGCTCCACCAGGTTGGTGAATGGCTGAGAGGTTTTATTTCAGACTCCCCatgagaggagagctgctgggtgtGGGGAGGTGGCTTTGAGAAGCCCATTCTGGGGTGAAAGCTTCCACGATCTGATGAACCCTGCTGAGCTGGGTGGTGGccaggtgggcagcagctgagggacttggggttgttcagcttggagaaaaggaggctgaggggagacctcactgctctctgcagctcgctgagaggaggttggagccagctggggtcactaggaacaagtgataggatgaagggaaaAACTGcttcaggttgccccaggagaggtttgggttggacttgagaagaaacttcttcactgaaagggttctccaggcctggcccaggcaggtggctgaatccccacccctggagggctTTAAAAGGttcacagatgtggtgctgagagccatggtttagccccagccttggtaggcACTTGGCTGCTCTGAGggacagctgctgctcctttcaggctctctgggtgctgtccACCCCAGTTCCATACTTTAGGAGTGCTTTGAGGGAAGGAAATCAAaccctgctgcctttgctcctgtctctctgcctttcccaaCACCTTGGTGATGATTTTCTCTTCAGTCCAGATGCTATGCttcaggaggaaggaaaggtttCATCTCAGGCTTTGTGGAGAACATCAAACAGGAGCTGGCCAAAAACAAGGAGATGAAAGAAAGCATCAAAAAGTTCCGGGATGAGGCTAAAAAGCTGGAGGAGTCTGATGCCCTCCAGGAAGCAAGGAGGAAATATGTGAGTCCTCCTTTGGGGCTCTCCTTGCCTGGGCACTCAGCTGGATGGCAGTGGGAAACTTGCTGCAGCTGACCAGCTGGGAAAGAGATGTCCAAGGAgaagatggagctgctggagggggtccagaggaggccaccaagaggATCAGAGAGGTGGAGAACCTccactgtggggacaggctgggagggttggggctgctcagcctggagaaggctgcagggaggccttagagcagccttgcagtgcctgaaggggctccaggagagctggggagggacttgtgacaagggagtgccagggtgagggacaatggctttgagctgggagaggggagactgagactggagaggaggaagaattttgtttttttttcctcttcccacaGAAAACCATCGAGTCTGAAACAGTGAAAACCTCAGAGGTGATCAAAAAGAAATTTGAGGAAATCACTGGCACAGTGAAAGAGGTAAAAGGCAGCTGTGGAAGGAGCTGCTCCCTggtggctctgctgtgaggttcTCTCTCTGCCAGGAGGTggcaccaggctggaagagttggAGGATCCCAGGCTGGGGGggtggaaggggcctctggagctcatccagtccaacccccctgctaaagcagggcacccccagcagcttgcccagggcaggtttggaatctctccagggaagggctgctggtggtgcctgcGCCCTGCCAGCCACTCCCAGCACCTGGCTCTGGCTTGGGTTTCAGTCATTGGCTCAGCAGTGACTGGAAgcttgctgcttgctctctgAGAGCTTGtctgcagcagcttgcagctGGGAGGTACCTTCTGGAGACCTTGGAGCATTTCAAGGatctcctcagcatctctggagctcccctggactctgcagga
Above is a genomic segment from Indicator indicator isolate 239-I01 chromosome 36, UM_Iind_1.1, whole genome shotgun sequence containing:
- the HNRNPM gene encoding heterogeneous nuclear ribonucleoprotein M, with product MEESMKKAAEVLNKHSLGGRPLKVKEDPDGEHARRAMQKVMAAAGGMGIGPGPGGPGMINIPPSILNNPNIPNEIIHALQAGRLGSTVFVANLDYKVGWKKLKEVFSMAGVVVRADILEDKDGKSRGIGTVTFEQAIEAVQAISMFNGQLLFDRPMHVKMDERAFPKGDFFPPERPQQLPHGLGGIGMGLGPGGQPIDANHLNKGMGMGNMGPGGMGMEGMGFGMNKMGGMEGPFGGMENIGRFPAGMNMGRMSEMDHAMGGGSEREFGRNEMGMTLERGISGGNASIPGIERMAPGIDRMGAGIERIPSGMGHGMERVGSEIDRMGLVLDRMSSNVERMGSGIERMAPLGIDHIAPNIERMGPAIERMGTGIERMGTGIGFGIERMGAAIDRVGTTMDRMGAGVERMGSGMERMGIGMERMVPAGMGTGMGQVIERMPAGLDRIGATPMERIGIERMGAAGMERMGLERIGATNMERMGPAMGQGMGAGIERMGLAMGSNFERTMDMERGNFAGNFAGSLGGTGGPAAGVARKACQIFVRNLPFDFTWKMLKDKFNECGHVLYADIKMENGKSKGCGVVRFESPEVAERACRMMNGIQLRGREIDVRIDRNA
- the TIMM44 gene encoding mitochondrial import inner membrane translocase subunit TIM44 gives rise to the protein MGLTNDAFVQARTVPARQASARRPRPCAPDTPRVTPQSHPPGPPEHPRRYGPAWPSSPHLSSRWGRPCRRCRFPGPPQPRGGGWRAVMTSRRGAKVTSCAGKMAAGAGGCRKCLITGIWLISRRYPGPSLPRGTVYGVSRPGLELHQSRCYASGGRKGFISGFVENIKQELAKNKEMKESIKKFRDEAKKLEESDALQEARRKYKTIESETVKTSEVIKKKFEEITGTVKESLDEVSRSDIGRRIKEGVEEAAKTAKQSAESVSKGGEKLGKTAAFRAISQGVESVKKELDESVLGQSAPYRRPQRLRKRTESSGDSTRQERVFEANE